In the genome of Caenorhabditis elegans chromosome IV, the window GACAAAAAGGTATTTCTACAGAAGTATTCCAATCTGAACGCAGTTGATCTTTCGAAGCAAGACGCATTGTTGCTTGTGCACCTGCTTGAGAAATTAGACAGGGATGATTGTGCAGGTTGTTACTTCTGAAATCATAGTAattaaaaacacaataaactcaaaaactacatACGAAATTAGTTCATCTAATCTTATGAGTACACTTTTAATTTCTTCCATAGATAATATATTTGAAACGGCAGCATTCGAGAAAATGAACGTTGGTGGATGGACAGGAAACGAAGCAAAATGTTCTACTGCGAGAAATGGTGCCACATGTGGATAATCATCGTAACAACTGAAACTGAATACAAAGATTGCAGTTTTATAGCCTGAAAATGTTCCAACTAACCCGAACGTTTCATTAAACTTCCACAACTTTCCGCCAAAAACAAAACGCTGcataacaaaatttaaaaaatttccatttataTTTGCCTTCTTTTTatcaactttaaaatgtacACTTGGAATACGTGGGGACTAGataatatttaataatttattgcaggttatgaaaaaatgacaaattcccgtgaaaaatagaaacaatatGTATTTATGTctattcacaaaataaaatttagcaCCAATCACAATTGTAGGAGACACCGTTTATAGGGGGCAGAATAAACACTGGTACAAACCAGACTAGAAATTTGAAGGACACTTTTGGATATTTACAGGATCTAGGAAGAATCTTTAGGAAAAACTCGACAGTTCAGCTTCGTgtcccaattttcaaaaatatttcgctTCTCCGGCCTATCAGGCTTTTCGCGTGGCACAACGAGTCGATCAGGTATTCCATCACAAGTACAAGTACGATCAATGTTTGTCGAGCATTCAATGTGTTGGAAATGACCGCATCTGCAATAGAAACATAAATTtaactttagaaaaatataagaCAATTTACCGGAAGACGTATCCACTTTTGTGCATAGGCTGCTCACATGTGATGCAGTTCGGATTGTGCATCAAAGGTGCACGACGACTCACTTCCATCTCTAGTTTCTGAGCAAGGGACAGATTTTCTTCtctctgaaacaaaaaatatagataGAATGCAATTATTATCGTAATAATTTCACAAGATTTTGGCACACTTAAAGGCGAACggatttattcagatgggtctcggctCGCAATAAAAGTTTATGGCAGTCTAATTGAATTCTTGCGGCTTTCTCGTTTTGTTGGCTAAAAAATTAAgtacatttattgaaaaatccaagGAAAATAAACGAGAACcgcaattgcaaaaaaagacTACCACAAACTTTTTTCGCGCCGAGACCTAATCGAAGAAaaccatgcgcctttaagaaggcTTGTCGAAatcttctgaaattataattaCGAATCAATATAAAACCATACTATTAAATATATCATTTCTTGATACAATTCGGCTTCATATTCACAAGACGCCATTATATCGAGAAGAAGGCCACCATTgtctctggaaaaatttcgtttaaaaattccagatttttaaaaactaaaaactcaCTCGAAGGTTGACTCAACAAAAGATGGACTTTCAAGTAATTTATCCACTAGTTGTTTCGCATATTTTGTTCCAGTCGACAATATCTGTCTGCACATTGTTCGAAGACTCTCGTCCAtctttttctgcttttcaGAATCTTCTTCAAATTCTGCGACTCTTTCagaaacaaattgaaacacTCGCATCATTCGATCACTAGTTTCGTTTTTTGAAGACTGCCGAGAGCAAAACTTCATCGTCTCGTCGAGCCattctgctgaaaaattgaacttattTTGAGTCTATAAGAGAAAAAATCTCTTGTCACTGCTTACACATGATATTATCGTGATCTTTGttcttttccaattgttcAAACAATAAATCAAATGCTCTTTCCAGATGTTGCCTTGCTTCAAGAAGCCGGATTACTGTACGAACGCAATGCTCATTTCCAACAGCAATATTCAAACAGAAATCAGTACTCGCGGCAAGTTGAAGCCAAAAAGGAAATAGAGCAATGAGTTGGCGATCAGCATATTCTGGATCTTCAGATGATGGCATCCAGCTTGGCCATCCTTTACAGATTCCTTCAAAAACGATTCCAAATAGCTTTTCATCTAGTTCATCGTCATTGCAAAAAGATGGTTGATTTGAGACTTTTCTCAATTGTGCAATTCCAGCGAGAACCGGGAATACCATTTTCCGTTCTTCTTCGTTGCTTTTCGCCATAGATGCTATTACATCTCGGAAATGATCGTTGATAAGGTTAGCGCAAAGCCATCCAtctattttgaacaaattctgaaatttattaatatttacTAGTAAGAACTGAACAAAATTACCTCCATGATGCTCATCAAATACTTCCTGAACTCTGCTGACTCATCATCAGTTAATTCAGCTTCTTTCAGAATTCCACCAATCGAGGAATACACTTCGGTACTATTCGATTCCAAGTAGCATTTGATCAAATCTTCgaattttctatcatttaGATAAAGAAAACTAAGAATTGTTGGACGCATTGGATTTTGAGCCGCGCGGATTATTCTTCTTTTATCATCAGGAGTCACATGGTATAGTGcagttaaaattgaattttccgtgCTTGAATGTTCCCAAGGAGACATTCTCAGTAGAGTTATCACTGAATCTTGGACATGTTCGATTGGTGGAGCTATCAAAACTCGCTCGGAGAGTTGTACCACGAGGTTGAGAAAGTGAATGAGGGATAATTCACATTTCATATTTACACATAGTTGTCCTATCTGAAATTGATTAGAAATAGATCATGGATATTATATCAAAAACTCATCGCACTTACCGTATCCACAAACCGTTGTAGCCGATTATccaattgaaaaagaagaacatcTGCGCAAGTGCTCACCACGTTTAGAAACTGTTGTGGATCATATTTCAGCAGCAATCTCAAATATGGATATTGTTCATCGGATTCACTTCCATCTTTCTCTTTTAAAGAACTGATACATCGAAATGTTTCAAGTGGAACTCTCTTTCGATTCTCTTCATCAAGAGCACCAAATGGATATGCCATTCCAGAAAGACAACAGTTTAGATAAACGAGAACTTTATTTCCTAGAATTTGTTCGCTATCCGAAAACATGTCTCGATGTGCAAATGTTCGCATTTCTGCCAgcatgttctgaaaaaaaacattgatttttattttgaattttatgattttgaatatatttttaacctCTAATGGAGTTATATAATCATTAAGTGCCTTGTTATTCACATAAATGATTCCATCATATATTGAATTCTGCTTGCAAATTGACATAACTGTATGAAGATCAAGCGTATGAATTGGAAAGCGAACAACTGCTGACTGAAACTGTGAGAAATGTCCTTCTGCAGCAAGATGTTGTAGATATTCGTTGACAAGTGGAGGTGGAGGGTCAATGAGAGCTCCATCGAGAACATATTCATCCAGATGATCCAAGAATACAGTTTTCGAAAGAGAATCCATAGATAGTCGATCCCAACAAGCTATGTAAAGAAAATCCAATAGTCGTCCAGTGATACAGACTTTCAGTAGAACTCGAATATATTTTCTGTAATGAGCCAACAGATCTGACAATGCACCTCCACCGACTCCTGCTACTGTTTCGGTTAGAAGACTGTGCGCTTTTTCAGCTAAAAGACTATGTGATTCTCGTTTGAACATCTCACTGGCTCGTACTTTATCACGACAGACATCCAATAGATAAAGGGATGCTGAAATCACATCGTTTCGTTCTTTATATCTTTCTAATTGCTCCCATTCATGAACTTTCTCCAAATATTTGAGACCATCGTGAGCCAAGACGATAAGTCGTTCTGAAGTAGATGTTGCTGACGTCACAGATTGATAACATGCGAATTCTGCAACAGCTTTTACTGCTTCACTGACTCTTCCTCCTGTTGCTGATCCTTTAAGAATTGGTGTTGAAAAGACTAGTTGAAGATCTTCAATATCTTGTTTTTTCGCTGTCCCCTTTTCAGGATCAATTTGCCAAACGGCTCCAAATGAATCGATTCCAACAATCATGTGATTACTCATCCAGTGAATATTTACAAGTGAGCATGGTAATTCTAGTTGTCGGATTACGGTAGCACGTCGctgcaaatttaattttcagtagtAAGTATTTAACTAcatctattttttcttttctaaacttacatatttggtgaaaaagttgTTCGCGTGTATTCTGAGAATTGCCAACTTGTTTCCACGACTTATGCAAACTCGGAAGTCTTTCAAAGTTGTTGAATAAAGAGAGTTTAGCGGTGAGTTGATAGCTGTTTTCGGAGTTCCTAGCCAGAATGAGCAGGCAGGCGGAAATTGGTATTCGAATTTGATAGGGAAAATGCCAAGAATTTGACCTCGAGGTTTCagaatatagaaaattagCCTATGAACTGATAAAAGTGCAATAACATCTCCAGGCATCATTTTCATCGAGATAACCTCTCCATTGCATCCCGACACGTGACATCTTAGCTTATCTTTTCGTTTTTGAAGCCAAGGTTTACTGATTGTACATTCGTAAAAACTTCCACCATTATCGAGAGTCAGCACAGTGTGATTGTCTTTTGTGTAGATAACTTGTATAATTCCCTGTCCAGGCTGCCCACCTTCGTCAATCATATGATAGAGCTTATTGTCGATGGTCattatctgaaataattttttttaaatttaaattttaactttttgttgaGTTCCCCACTTTAATAGCTCCTTTCTGCAAGCCAATCGCCAGAAATTTTCCATCCAACGAAAACGTCACACAGCTTGCTCCTCCCATTGTCTCATCGCCACGATGAAATTGATTAAGATTTCCATTTAAATCGAAAAGAAGCAGTTGTCCTTTACTTGTGACCACTGCGATCCATCCATTTCTTTCAGCAACAGCAATCACTCGTCCAGTCTTCTTTTCATTTGAGAGAATTTGATGGGATATTACTTCtgaacaaaatattgaattttatgtgTATGTAATATTATAAAGatgcgaaaaaaattaggatcTTGAGACGaccaaaacgttttttaagagtcaaaaaatgacccaaatgtctgaaaatttcgaaaaaaaagataacatTTTGCTGAAAGATCGTAAACGTTGTTCTCGTGGTGGTGGCTGGTAGCcagttttcattgaaatatcACCATTTtatggcaaattttttgaacattataAACATTTCGTGTATTCAGGCACATTTTAAGCCGATAAACATCcaatttcgattatttttgattgagaTATCCTCGAAATGTGCCTAAACCAACGATTTAATGCGAgataaactatcaaaatatgcaataaaggtgataatagaataaaaaatgtattccagCTGCTGCGGCAaagaaaagttggcaaaatttcagatttcagcaagctctggttttttttgaaagtttgaaataaaatgtttttaaaatttaatttaaatccAGTACTTTTGGGTTACTTCCTCtttcattaaatttgaaaatatgcaaagaactctagaaaaaacaaagcgaaaactttttaaaaaacaatgaaagaaTACGACAGTattccttaaaggcgcacgcacTTTCTTcagtcgtgtcgagacccttGAGTCctaaatcttaaaaattcgtttttttgtctattttctTACGATGTGGTTGAATTACAAACGCTGAATCGAGTTTATATGTCAGAGAGTGTGAATCTGGAGAGTGTGCAGTCGATTCTGTCAAATTAGAGACTGATCCGAATTCTCCATCAACTGCGAATTGTTCATCCAAAAACGGATCACTCAGGTTTtctgtctgaaatttaatagatTTACTTTCAgctttatcatttttatatcGATTACATCATTCAGTGCATCTTCCAGTGAAAATGTTGGAGCATTGTTAAGATCACCCAAATCGAGCCAGTCTTCCTTTTCTAATGAGCCAGATGTGCTCATTTATCGAGACTGGAGTtgccaattatttttttcgaagggAATAAACTTCAtttcatcaatatttttcaattttggcgtTTACCAAGCAATTTTCTATGATTAACGAATAACcacaataatttatttaacaaGAAATCAACCGGCGCAATCAAGAAAAcagagaaagaaaaacatgccatgattaaaaataaataaaaacaataaaattcctGAAGAATACAATTAATCACCCAGTAGATTGTATAGATTAATCTatagattttagattttcgagTAAGTGGAaagagaaaatttggatttttagccCGCCTATCAGgaaacaaaaactgattttcacataattaaattaattcaaataataCAATAAATATCACAAGTTTGAAAGTTGGCACTTTGGTAAAATGAGTTATGACTAAAGAGTGCGATAAAgaatcaataaaattgatatattttacATAATAATGTCTTTCGACGGAACATTCACAGCAATCGACTTGTGTGGCAAGACACTGGCACCGTTGAGATATAATTCATCCTTTACAACctgtaatttaaaatgtttaagttttcaattagAACAAACGAATTCATGTCGTCTTACCACATCATCTCCAATAACACAAATATTCTCGATACGAACCCAGCTTCCAATGTGACATTTTCGACCAACTATACTTCCAGAAACCCATGAATAGTTGCCAAttgactgcaaaaaaaattgatgaaatttaataattttatgtagcacaataaattttgaaccatGGGCGCATTGCCGACCAACAATTCTAGAAAATGAGCCGGGGTGgcatcaatatttttaatcaaaatttaaaattgaaaatagactttatttcaatttgaaaaatcgaaaaaagtgcTCCAAAATTGTCTGGAGTTGAAAATTACTGGAATACTGGAATATAGATAATTTGAAGAAGTTTTTTCGGTAAGtttcaactgaaataaaagctattttcaaatgaagcAATTCTTTTTCCACACTCCatcactaaattttaattttaaaaaaattgattccacACTGGCTCATTGTGTAGAAATACAGGCCGGCACTAGCTGACAAGATCAACTCATACCGAATCGGAAAGAATTGTCGAGTGCAGGATTCGAACTCCACCTTCGATCTTCACACGTGGACCAATAACGACATCTGGCCCAATCACACAATTTTCTCCAACAGTAGCCGATGggtcaactgaaaaattgaacaaaatatttaatttctgcTAATTAATTCATTTACCCATCACATTTCCACGAATAGTAGCTGTTGGATGTATGTTTGATCCTGTTTCGAGTTTATCGGATTTTGTAGTATGACAATGATTTAGGAAAAGGGACATTCCTTTGAGAAAATCTTTCGGTTGACCTACATCCATCCAAAAGCCAGGAAGTACAAAAGCGTACAAATTTCCAGAGAATGCCATTTCGGGGAAAATTTCCTTCTCGATACTAGTAGGTTTCAGTGGGATGCGGTCGAGAATTTTGGAGCTAAAAATGTAGAGACCTGCATTGATCTTGTTACCAACGTATTCCTGTGGTTTCTCcacaaaatcatcaatttttcctttATCTTGATCGAAAACTACTACTCCATATTTCGATGGTTCTTCTACTTTTGTAACGGCAATTGTTCCTTCTTTTCCGTGATTCTTGTGGAATTCAACCATTTGTTTGAAGGGAAAATCACAAATTACGTCGCTgttcaaaacgaaaaacggTGCATCGCCTTCCAAATGTTTTCGAGCAAGAGCCAGTGGGCCAGCAGTTCCCAGAGGTTCCTCTTCTAAAGAGAATATCAGTTTGACTCCAAGTCTATCTGCATGAACTGTCATTTCTTGCTCCAACTGTTCTGCTCTGTAACTGACAGCGAGAACAACTGTATCGACTCCTACTTCAGCCAACGCTTCCATCTGATGCAACATCATCGGCTTGTTGGCAAATTCGACCAGAGGTTTTGGCTGGGTTAGTGTAAGCGGCCTCAACCGTGTTCCGTATCCTCCGACTAGAATCAGCGCCTTCATTGATGGAAGTGGTGAAAcaacctgaaaattatgaaaataaattaaaatagtgaaaaattgatgaagagCTCGATGAAATGGGGGAAAATGAAATATGAGAGTATAATTGATAGTGCATATACAattagagagagagagggagtgAGAGGGCGGCTGACGTGGCGCTTTTTTACTCCACTGTCTTGTTGAATAAATAAACCATTTTTGTTCCCATGTGAACCAATAATATAGTTGAGACTGAATGATAATCGCCTGACTGATATAGGTCAGCATTCAGCGGGCAGGTTTTCTCGGAGGAAAGGATATAGGATGAACAGGAACTTAATTGAGAACTTTCGGTGAAATGCCAAACACGAAACACTCGCCTTTTGCTTtatccaataatttttcatcattATGAATGCAAAAACGATTTTCGAAAGCTTTGGAAAACTAGGAAATGGCAAAAGCTGTTGGAACAACTGAGTGCATGCTAATTCCACGTTGTACTCAGCTTTTTGTCGTGTTGTTTCACAATGGGGCGCGTTTCTGGCACAAAGAAAACAagtatgaaacaaaaaaagaaaagaaaatgtcatgaaaactggaaaaacagaaaaaccaAATCCGATAAAGCTACAGTGTTCATTAAAGGAGAATACCACAAAACCTTAAAAGAGTCTCGGCCCGAACAACTTTTCTCGgccgtgtactcctcgtggaGAACTGACAGTGGAGTAATTTTTTCGTTCTCTCAATCGAATATGGCGGAAAGTGAAGAATATGCGCGAGTAATATCGTTTAATAACGACCATGATGAGCTTATAATATATCAGGTTACTGATTTAATATATTTACGAAGactatttctgtaaaaaattctataaaatcaTTCAGGAAACTGTAACGGATGTCGGCGGAGTGATTTGGGACAGCGCACTGATGACTattcactattttttcaaatacccAAAACCTTTTGAAGGCAAGAAAGTGAATTTATaggtttttatcaaaaatatatgtttttgttCAGGTCTTGGAACTTGGAAGTGGAACTGGTGTTGGAGGAATCGCTTTGGCCGCACTTGGAGCTGATGTCATCATTACTGACCTGCCAGAAAGACTTGCgttaattgagaaaaatgttgaagcaAATCGAAAATTGACTGGAAATCGAATCAAAGTTCAAGTTCTCGACTGGACAAAGGACAGAATACCGGAAGGACTGGATATGGTTCTGGCAATTGATTGTGTATACT includes:
- the C42C1.3 gene encoding Ovule protein (Confirmed by transcript evidence), which codes for MQRFVFGGKLWKFNETFGCYDDYPHVAPFLAVEHFASFPVHPPTFIFSNAAVSNILSMEEIKSVLIRLDELISSNNLHNHPCLISQAGAQATMRLASKDQLRSDWNTSVEIPFCLYVTQNGVCPRQFDYEDLHKQSQWVALFEEVILPLDKMQGSKLSKIAPHQHSSVVKNAIMKSKREKKTSCKKHSKSISGIDSSSSGCNSL
- the C42C1.3 gene encoding Ovule protein (Confirmed by transcript evidence); the protein is MQRFVFGGKLWKFNETFGFSCYDDYPHVAPFLAVEHFASFPVHPPTFIFSNAAVSNILSMEEIKSVLIRLDELISSNNLHNHPCLISQAGAQATMRLASKDQLRSDWNTSVEIPFCLYVTQNGVCPRQFDYEDLHKQSQWVALFEEVILPLDKMQGSKLSKIAPHQHSSVVKNAIMKSKREKKTSCKKHSKSISGIDSSSSGCNSL
- the vps-8 gene encoding Vacuolar protein sorting-associated protein 8 central domain-containing protein (Confirmed by transcript evidence), with protein sequence MGGASCVTFSLDGKFLAIGLQKGAIKIMTIDNKLYHMIDEGGQPGQGIIQVIYTKDNHTVLTLDNGGSFYECTISKPWLQKRKDKLRCHVSGCNGEVISMKMMPGDVIALLSVHRLIFYILKPRGQILGIFPIKFEYQFPPACSFWLGTPKTAINSPLNSLYSTTLKDFRVCISRGNKLAILRIHANNFFTKYRRATVIRQLELPCSLVNIHWMSNHMIVGIDSFGAVWQIDPEKGTAKKQDIEDLQLVFSTPILKGSATGGRVSEAVKAVAEFACYQSVTSATSTSERLIVLAHDGLKYLEKVHEWEQLERYKERNDVISASLYLLDVCRDKVRASEMFKRESHSLLAEKAHSLLTETVAGVGGGALSDLLAHYRKYIRVLLKVCITGRLLDFLYIACWDRLSMDSLSKTVFLDHLDEYVLDGALIDPPPPLVNEYLQHLAAEGHFSQFQSAVVRFPIHTLDLHTVMSICKQNSIYDGIIYVNNKALNDYITPLENMLAEMRTFAHRDMFSDSEQILGNKVLVYLNCCLSGMAYPFGALDEENRKRVPLETFRCISSLKEKDGSESDEQYPYLRLLLKYDPQQFLNVVSTCADVLLFQLDNRLQRFVDTIGQLCVNMKCELSLIHFLNLVVQLSERVLIAPPIEHVQDSVITLLRMSPWEHSSTENSILTALYHVTPDDKRRIIRAAQNPMRPTILSFLYLNDRKFEDLIKCYLESNSTEVYSSIGGILKEAELTDDESAEFRKYLMSIMENLFKIDGWLCANLINDHFRDVIASMAKSNEEERKMVFPVLAGIAQLRKVSNQPSFCNDDELDEKLFGIVFEGICKGWPSWMPSSEDPEYADRQLIALFPFWLQLAASTDFCLNIAVGNEHCVRTVIRLLEARQHLERAFDLLFEQLEKNKDHDNIMSEWLDETMKFCSRQSSKNETSDRMMRVFQFVSERVAEFEEDSEKQKKMDESLRTMCRQILSTGTKYAKQLVDKLLESPSFVESTFEDNGGLLLDIMASCEYEAELYQEMIYLIREENLSLAQKLEMEVSRRAPLMHNPNCITCEQPMHKSGYVFRCGHFQHIECSTNIDRTCTCDGIPDRLVVPREKPDRPEKRNIFENWDTKLNCRVFPKDSS
- the vps-8 gene encoding Vacuolar protein sorting-associated protein 8 central domain-containing protein (Confirmed by transcript evidence) codes for the protein MSTSGSLEKEDWLDLGDLNNAPTFSLEDALNDTENLSDPFLDEQFAVDGEFGSVSNLTESTAHSPDSHSLTYKLDSAFVIQPHQVISHQILSNEKKTGRVIAVAERNGWIAVVTSKGQLLLFDLNGNLNQFHRGDETMGGASCVTFSLDGKFLAIGLQKGAIKIMTIDNKLYHMIDEGGQPGQGIIQVIYTKDNHTVLTLDNGGSFYECTISKPWLQKRKDKLRCHVSGCNGEVISMKMMPGDVIALLSVHRLIFYILKPRGQILGIFPIKFEYQFPPACSFWLGTPKTAINSPLNSLYSTTLKDFRVCISRGNKLAILRIHANNFFTKYRRATVIRQLELPCSLVNIHWMSNHMIVGIDSFGAVWQIDPEKGTAKKQDIEDLQLVFSTPILKGSATGGRVSEAVKAVAEFACYQSVTSATSTSERLIVLAHDGLKYLEKVHEWEQLERYKERNDVISASLYLLDVCRDKVRASEMFKRESHSLLAEKAHSLLTETVAGVGGGALSDLLAHYRKYIRVLLKVCITGRLLDFLYIACWDRLSMDSLSKTVFLDHLDEYVLDGALIDPPPPLVNEYLQHLAAEGHFSQFQSAVVRFPIHTLDLHTVMSICKQNSIYDGIIYVNNKALNDYITPLENMLAEMRTFAHRDMFSDSEQILGNKVLVYLNCCLSGMAYPFGALDEENRKRVPLETFRCISSLKEKDGSESDEQYPYLRLLLKYDPQQFLNVVSTCADVLLFQLDNRLQRFVDTIGQLCVNMKCELSLIHFLNLVVQLSERVLIAPPIEHVQDSVITLLRMSPWEHSSTENSILTALYHVTPDDKRRIIRAAQNPMRPTILSFLYLNDRKFEDLIKCYLESNSTEVYSSIGGILKEAELTDDESAEFRKYLMSIMENLFKIDGWLCANLINDHFRDVIASMAKSNEEERKMVFPVLAGIAQLRKVSNQPSFCNDDELDEKLFGIVFEGICKGWPSWMPSSEDPEYADRQLIALFPFWLQLAASTDFCLNIAVGNEHCVRTVIRLLEARQHLERAFDLLFEQLEKNKDHDNIMSEWLDETMKFCSRQSSKNETSDRMMRVFQFVSERVAEFEEDSEKQKKMDESLRTMCRQILSTGTKYAKQLVDKLLESPSFVESTFEDNGGLLLDIMASCEYEAELYQEMIYLIREENLSLAQKLEMEVSRRAPLMHNPNCITCEQPMHKSGYVFRCGHFQHIECSTNIDRTCTCDGIPDRLVVPREKPDRPEKRNIFENWDTKLNCRVFPKDSS
- the vps-8 gene encoding Vps8 domain-containing protein (Confirmed by transcript evidence); amino-acid sequence: MEVSRRAPLMHNPNCITCEQPMHKSGYVFRCGHFQHIECSTNIDRTCTCDGIPDRLVVPREKPDRPEKRNIFENWDTKLNCRVFPKDSS
- the tag-335 gene encoding Mannose-1-phosphate guanylyltransferase catalytic subunit beta (Confirmed by transcript evidence) yields the protein MKALILVGGYGTRLRPLTLTQPKPLVEFANKPMMLHQMEALAEVGVDTVVLAVSYRAEQLEQEMTVHADRLGVKLIFSLEEEPLGTAGPLALARKHLEGDAPFFVLNSDVICDFPFKQMVEFHKNHGKEGTIAVTKVEEPSKYGVVVFDQDKGKIDDFVEKPQEYVGNKINAGLYIFSSKILDRIPLKPTSIEKEIFPEMAFSGNLYAFVLPGFWMDVGQPKDFLKGMSLFLNHCHTTKSDKLETGSNIHPTATIRGNVMVDPSATVGENCVIGPDVVIGPRVKIEGGVRILHSTILSDSSIGNYSWVSGSIVGRKCHIGSWVRIENICVIGDDVVVKDELYLNGASVLPHKSIAVNVPSKDIIM
- the vkmt-1 gene encoding Protein-lysine methyltransferase vkmt-1 (Confirmed by transcript evidence); this translates as MAESEEYARVISFNNDHDELIIYQETVTDVGGVIWDSALMTIHYFFKYPKPFEGKKVLELGSGTGVGGIALAALGADVIITDLPERLALIEKNVEANRKLTGNRIKVQVLDWTKDRIPEGLDMVLAIDCVYYNSTIDPLITLLNDCDAKEIMVVSEERDIGEAHLAQKSFFKDIQKFFRLELIPQKELDEDYCADDIIIGKLIRNV
- the vkmt-1 gene encoding Protein-lysine methyltransferase vkmt-1 (Confirmed by transcript evidence) gives rise to the protein MTIHYFFKYPKPFEGKKVLELGSGTGVGGIALAALGADVIITDLPERLALIEKNVEANRKLTGNRIKVQVLDWTKDRIPEGLDMVLAIDCVYYNSTIDPLITLLNDCDAKEIMVVSEERDIGEAHLAQKSFFKDIQKFFRLELIPQKELDEDYCADDIIIGKLIRNV